TTCAGGTCTTTGGCTGCATGGATGTGATTATCATGCAGGAGTCTTTAGGTCGGTTTGTAATCTGTCTGAAGATTCACTTGAAAGAAACAGTCGTTAGCAGAGATGTTTCTCAGAGTACAACTGTTTATCTTCTATCACCACCTGGAACCTCCACTTTTTGTCTTCTACACCTTTGTCTGTCCCCACACAGGTTACATTTCAAACCTTAACCATCTGAGCTGTGAAACATCTTCTGCTTCAGATACTGATCAAAGATTGAAGTTCTGAAAGGATCTCCCACTCCTCCATTATAAATATACTGAAATCCCTGCGGTGGTTTAgagttcagttttttattttggcACCTGATGGACCGTGATATTGCCAAAGTAGAGTCAAATTAATTGAGGggaatatatttaaaaaaaaacatatttttttcatgttcaaCTTTCAGTAGAAGTTTAATGAATTAATCTATCccttcaacagaaaacaaataagaataATGCAACAAGCCCTTGAACAATCCTGACTTTACTGCAGGATTGAGGTGAAACCAGCACTGTCCCTTTCAGTGAAGGAaacttccttgttccctccccaAACTGATCTGAAGGTGGGAGGATGTGTGAAACCATTGTGTGAGAGAGGAGGAGCTCTTAAGTGAAGATCAGCAGATCAGCTGCAATAAAAGGAGGTGGAATTTGTTTTGTATCACAGCACAGACGGTGTTTCTGCTCTGAGAGTCACACACTGCTCTGCTAAATGGAGGAAATGGCAAAGAAAAGGGTTAAACTGGACCTGGAAAACTTCTCTTGTTCGATCTGtctggatctgctgaaggagccggtgactattccctgtggacacagctactgcatgaactgtattaaaggctactgggatggagaggatcggaagggaatccacagctgccctcaatGCAAGAAAACTTTCACACCAAGACCTATTCTGGAGAAAAGCACCATGTTAGTGGACtttgtggagcagctgaagaagactggactccaagctgctcctgctgatcactgctatgctggacctgaagatgtggcctgtgatttctgttctggaagaaaactgaaagccatcaagtcctgtttattctgtctggcctcttactgtaagaaacaccttcagcctcattatgatgtggctccattcaagaaacacaagctggtggagccctccaagaacCTCCAGGACAACATTTGCTCTCGTcatgatgaggtgatgaagatgttttgccgtactgatcagaagtccatctgttatctctgcccagtggatgaacataaaggccacgacacagtgtcagctgcagtagaaaggactgagaggcagagagagctggaggggagtcggcagcagatccagcagagaatccaggacagagagaaagatgtgaagctgcttcaacaggaggtggaggccatcaatcagtctgctgataaaacagtggaGGACAGTGAGAAGATCTTCACTGAGCTGATCCGTGtcatccagaaaagaagctctgatgtgaagcagcagatcagatcccagcaggaagctgcagtGAGTCGAGTCAAAGATCCTCagaagaagctggagcaggatatcacagagctgaagaggaaagatgctgagctgaagcagctctcacacacagaggatcacatcCAGTTTCTACTCAACTACCCCTCAGTGTCAGCACTCAGCGAgtctacacactcatccagcatcaaTGTCCGTCCTCTGAGgtactttgaggatgtgacagcagctgtgtcagagctcagagataaactacaggacatcctgagagaggaatggaccAACTTCTCACTGAGAGTCcctgaagtggatgttttactgtcacaacctgaacctgaacctgaacctgaaccagaaccagaaccagaacctgaacctgaacctgaacctgaaccagaatcagaacctgaaccagaaccagaacctgaacctgaacctgaacctgaaccagaatcagaacctgaacctgaacctgaaccagaatcagaatcagaaccagagagcagagctgacttcttgaaatattcatgtgaaatgacactggatccaaacacagcaaacactcgtctgttactgtcagaggggaacagaaaagtgacattaatTAATGAACATCAGTCTTATTCtagtcatccagacagattcagagaATGGTGTCAGGTCCTGAGTacagagagtctgactggacgttgttactgggaagtggagatgagagggggaggagctgatgtagcagtcgcatacaagaacatcagcagagcaggggatgaatgtggatttggatttaatgacaaatcttgggcattaGATTGTTACCAAAACCATTATGAATGTTGGTACAACAACATGGAAACCTACATCTCAGGTCCACAGTCCTCCAGAGtcggagtgtacctggatcacagagcaggtattctgtccttctacagcgtctctgaaaccatgactctcctccacagagtccagaccacattcactcagccacTCTATGCTGGAGTTAGATTTTGGGAATCTGGAGACACAGCTGAGTtgtgtaaagtgaaataaatgtatttagtcAGCTTGTTGCTGTGATGTATCTGCGCtgctgttctgttgtttatttgctgctttttcctgtgtctgtgcagccatggaggatatcactgcAAATGATTagtttgattcacagaaatatttctccacatgaaaatccaaact
The sequence above is drawn from the Odontesthes bonariensis isolate fOdoBon6 chromosome 14, fOdoBon6.hap1, whole genome shotgun sequence genome and encodes:
- the LOC142398226 gene encoding tripartite motif-containing protein 16-like, whose product is MAKKRVKLDLENFSCSICLDLLKEPVTIPCGHSYCMNCIKGYWDGEDRKGIHSCPQCKKTFTPRPILEKSTMLVDFVEQLKKTGLQAAPADHCYAGPEDVACDFCSGRKLKAIKSCLFCLASYCKKHLQPHYDVAPFKKHKLVEPSKNLQDNICSRHDEVMKMFCRTDQKSICYLCPVDEHKGHDTVSAAVERTERQRELEGSRQQIQQRIQDREKDVKLLQQEVEAINQSADKTVEDSEKIFTELIRVIQKRSSDVKQQIRSQQEAAVSRVKDPQKKLEQDITELKRKDAELKQLSHTEDHIQFLLNYPSVSALSESTHSSSINVRPLRYFEDVTAAVSELRDKLQDILREEWTNFSLRVPEVDVLLSQPEPEPESRADFLKYSCEMTLDPNTANTRLLLSEGNRKVTLINEHQSYSSHPDRFREWCQVLSTESLTGRCYWEVEMRGGGADVAVAYKNISRAGDECGFGFNDKSWALDCYQNHYECWYNNMETYISGPQSSRVGVYLDHRAGILSFYSVSETMTLLHRVQTTFTQPLYAGVRFWESGDTAELCKVK